The proteins below come from a single Oscillospiraceae bacterium genomic window:
- a CDS encoding NADH:flavin oxidoreductase — MYETINSSVNYGGLELKNRIIFAPTTFGLSDEEYFEKIRRIAAGGCAMVIIGDVPVGKSMIEKSLFDKKGFAYYQKLTEIVHSYDCRICAQLHQSDSNMLAMLKYVPGVLTKKISMQELRPLLNAEVAPYISKLSVKKIKKITDGFGKAAELAVKAGFDMVQVHGDRMCGSFSSTVFNKRTDEYGGSAENRARFAVEAVRAIRSRLPELPIDYKLAVRQEEPHYGNAGVLESELGVFVPMLVDAGVTSFHVALANHSSLEDTIPPANHPYFKGQGCFLKYCDEVRQFTDKPITGVGGLTDPAFVDDQLASGRITCAAMSRQLLADPEWPNKVAAGQLKEIHRCVRCNRKCLGGLQQHQGTHCIYEKG; from the coding sequence ATGTACGAAACGATCAATAGTTCTGTCAATTACGGCGGTTTGGAGCTGAAAAACCGCATCATCTTTGCGCCGACGACCTTCGGTTTGTCGGACGAGGAGTATTTTGAAAAAATCCGCCGCATCGCTGCGGGCGGCTGCGCCATGGTCATCATCGGCGATGTGCCTGTGGGCAAAAGTATGATCGAGAAATCTCTGTTCGACAAGAAGGGCTTTGCCTATTACCAGAAGCTGACCGAGATCGTCCACAGCTACGACTGCCGTATCTGCGCGCAGCTGCACCAGTCGGATTCCAACATGCTTGCCATGCTCAAGTATGTGCCCGGCGTGCTGACCAAGAAAATCTCGATGCAGGAGCTGCGTCCCCTGCTGAACGCCGAGGTCGCGCCCTACATCTCCAAACTGTCTGTGAAGAAGATCAAAAAGATCACCGATGGCTTCGGCAAGGCCGCTGAACTGGCGGTCAAGGCCGGGTTTGACATGGTGCAGGTCCACGGTGACCGTATGTGCGGCAGCTTCAGTTCGACAGTCTTTAACAAGCGCACCGATGAATACGGCGGCAGTGCTGAAAACCGTGCCCGTTTTGCGGTCGAGGCTGTCAGGGCCATTCGCAGCCGTCTGCCGGAGCTGCCCATCGACTACAAGCTGGCTGTCCGTCAGGAGGAGCCGCATTACGGCAACGCCGGTGTGCTGGAGTCTGAGCTGGGCGTCTTTGTGCCGATGCTGGTAGATGCCGGTGTCACCAGCTTCCATGTAGCACTGGCCAACCATTCCAGCCTGGAGGATACGATCCCGCCGGCAAACCACCCCTATTTCAAGGGTCAGGGCTGCTTCCTGAAATACTGTGATGAGGTGCGCCAGTTTACCGATAAGCCTATCACCGGTGTGGGCGGTCTGACTGATCCCGCGTTTGTGGACGATCAGCTTGCCTCTGGCCGCATCACCTGCGCAGCCATGAGCCGCCAGCTGCTGGCTGACCCGGAATGGCCGAACAAGGTTGCCGCCGGTCAGCTCAAGGAAATCCACCGCTGTGTACGCTGCAACAGAAAGTGCCTCGGCGGCCTGCAGCAGCATCAGGGCACGCACTGCATTTATGAGAAAGGCTGA
- a CDS encoding MarR family winged helix-turn-helix transcriptional regulator encodes MYQKTLSYYVAMLYRSFSAFTGERLQAVGLNFGLVFFIVYIGKKPNCTPSELTKELALDWGHSQRCVNRLVEDGFITKEKSGRHYLLNLTERGQEAFEAAHRVFFDWDSTFMTNLNAKEKEQLLTLLEKAAQEVPHHVRNDQ; translated from the coding sequence ATGTATCAGAAAACACTTTCCTATTATGTCGCTATGCTGTACCGCAGTTTTTCCGCCTTTACCGGGGAGCGCCTTCAGGCGGTAGGTCTGAATTTCGGACTCGTGTTTTTTATCGTGTATATCGGGAAAAAGCCAAACTGCACACCGTCAGAGCTGACTAAGGAGCTGGCCCTTGATTGGGGGCACAGCCAGCGATGTGTTAACCGACTGGTGGAGGACGGCTTTATAACCAAAGAAAAATCCGGGCGCCATTACCTGCTGAACCTGACGGAGCGCGGGCAGGAGGCCTTTGAGGCCGCCCACCGGGTTTTCTTTGACTGGGACAGCACTTTTATGACGAATCTCAACGCGAAGGAAAAAGAGCAGTTGCTTACTTTACTGGAAAAAGCAGCACAGGAGGTACCGCATCATGTACGAAACGATCAATAG
- a CDS encoding prepilin-type cleavage/methylation domain-containing protein, with translation MELIVVLTILAVLAAMLIPALQGYIEKSLETADVLHVREAYMEVLTASLTNDTENQVKTVNLKQKQDDWQSMDPITIAGITHYKADKETANWKGIPTAGGVCEVSYDATVGVVFTWSGSGGNNTKVEMNFSDIHGLVNKAGFLVKYPTPTFEIDSKCPNSSMLKQLQQGIIENSLLSYGTWAYLGDARPEYKHTYLFWTSVDTNKVGADTTIPVIISTDTGGFYISETITAERPVKNSSQTYVAISKRIPNGDRFKDYTKGTKYETLEDAYAAYSEFVKDKYSKYAETLPK, from the coding sequence GTGGAGCTGATCGTTGTTCTTACCATTCTCGCGGTTCTTGCAGCGATGCTGATACCCGCCCTGCAGGGATATATTGAGAAAAGTCTTGAGACCGCTGATGTCCTCCATGTGCGCGAGGCGTATATGGAGGTGCTGACGGCCTCGCTGACCAACGACACGGAGAATCAGGTCAAAACGGTAAACCTCAAACAAAAGCAGGATGACTGGCAGTCCATGGATCCCATCACGATTGCGGGCATCACGCATTATAAAGCGGATAAAGAAACCGCCAACTGGAAGGGCATCCCGACTGCAGGCGGGGTATGTGAGGTTTCCTACGATGCTACGGTCGGCGTTGTTTTTACATGGAGCGGAAGCGGTGGAAACAATACAAAGGTGGAAATGAATTTCAGTGATATACACGGTCTGGTGAATAAAGCCGGATTTTTGGTTAAGTACCCCACTCCTACTTTTGAAATAGACTCGAAATGCCCAAATTCAAGTATGTTAAAGCAACTACAACAAGGTATCATCGAAAACAGTTTACTGAGTTATGGCACTTGGGCGTATCTCGGGGATGCACGACCCGAATACAAGCATACCTATTTGTTTTGGACCTCTGTGGATACAAATAAAGTCGGTGCCGACACAACGATTCCTGTTATTATCAGTACGGATACCGGCGGGTTCTATATTTCAGAAACAATAACCGCCGAAAGACCTGTCAAAAACAGTTCTCAAACATATGTCGCCATCTCGAAGCGCATTCCCAATGGTGATAGATTCAAAGATTATACCAAAGGCACAAAATATGAAACCCTTGAGGATGCCTACGCCGCTTATTCAGAGTTTGTAAAAGATAAATATTCCAAATACGCGGAAACTCTCCCCAAATAA